In the Setaria italica strain Yugu1 chromosome VI, Setaria_italica_v2.0, whole genome shotgun sequence genome, one interval contains:
- the LOC101777080 gene encoding histone H2B.1: MAPKAEKKPAAKKPAEEEPAAEKAEKTPAGKKPKAEKRLPAGKSAGKDGEKKGKKKAKKSVETYKIYIFKVLKQVHPDIGISSKAMSIMNSFINDIFEKLAAEAAKLARYNKKPTITSREIQTSVRLVLPGELAKHAVSEGTKAVTKFTSS, from the coding sequence ATGGCGCCCAAGGCTGAGAAGAAGCCCGCCGCCAAGAAgcccgcggaggaggagccggcggccgagaaggcggagaagaccccggcggggaagaagcccaaggccGAGAAGCGGCTGCCGGCCGGCAAGTCCGCCGGCAAGGACGGCgagaagaagggcaagaagaaggcgaagaagagCGTGGAGACCTACAAGATCTACATCTTCAAGGTGCTGAAGCAGGTGCACCCCGACATCGGCATCTCCTCCAAGGCCATGTCCATCATGAACTCGTTCATCAACGACATCTTCGAGAagctggcggcggaggcggccaagCTCGCGCGGTACAACAAGAAGCCCACCATCACCTCCCGCGAGATCCAGACCTCGGTCCGCCTCGTCCTCCCCGGGGAGCTCGCCAAGCACGCCGTCTCCGAGGGCACCAAGGCCGTCACCAAGTTCACCTCCTCCTAG